In the genome of Girardinichthys multiradiatus isolate DD_20200921_A chromosome 7, DD_fGirMul_XY1, whole genome shotgun sequence, one region contains:
- the gpr39 gene encoding G-protein coupled receptor 39 codes for MSEGNNTDGKIDWSKLEPTDSVKIFMTILYSLMLVTGIVGNSVTIRVTQVLKRKGYLQKNVTNHMVSLASSDLLVLLIGMPVELYSAIWYPFGSASGNVSCKIYNFLFEACSYATILNVATFSFERYIAICHPFRYKSLSGKRTSALITFAWVVSMLVALPLLIATGTQGYIPVREDKPVQNLNFCTNLREHWVMYRASIFGAFILYMIVLISVAFMCRAMILILKKPFGSMEKGTNGTQRTTKHVSEMTKMARKQTIIFLGLIVGSLMLCWFPNQIRRLMMATVPKSNWTLSYFWSYVTLHLVADTFFYLSSVINPFLYNLSSRQFREVFLQVLRCRLTIEHVNRRNVQPSNASSARSLRPLLVKSLSHTRASRMTVQEKPPPTFTTFQTDSGVVSSSQMTVSLTEETDPITRTDVLSETEI; via the exons ATGAGTGAGGGTAATAATACAGATGGGAAAATAGACTGGAGTAAACTGGAACCCACTGATTCTGTCAAGATTTTCATGACCATCCTCTACAGCCTCATGCTGGTTACCGGCATTGTGGGTAATTCAGTGACCATCAGAGTGACACAGGTGCTAAAGCGTAAAGGCTACCTGCAGAAGAACGTCACCAACCATATGGTTAGCCTGGCCAGCTCCGACCTCCTGGTGCTCCTCATCGGCATGCCTGTGGAGCTCTACAGCGCCATCTGGTACCCCTTCGGATCTGCATCAGGGAATGTGTCCTGTAAGATTTACAACTTCCTGTTTGAAGCCTGCAGCTATGCCACCATCCTCAACGTGGCTACGTTTAGTTTTGAGCGCTACATTGCCATTTGCCACCCTTTTCGCTACAAATCCCTGAGTGGAAAACGGACCTCTGCTCTGATTACCTTTGCTTGGGTGGTGTCCATGCTTGTTGCCTTGCCATTGTTGATTGCCACAGGAACCCAGGGATATATACCGGTTCGAGAGGACAAACCGGTCCAGAATCTGAATTTCTGCACCAATCTGAGGGAGCACTGGGTGATGTACAGAGCAAGCATCTTTGGGGCTTTCATCCTCTACATGATTGTGCTGATCTCCGTTGCCTTCATGTGCCGGGCAATGATCTTGATACTGAAGAAACCTTTTGGATCCATGGAAAAGGGCACCAACGGAACTCAAAGGACCACCAAACATGTAAGCGAAATGACGAAGATGGCACGAAAGCAAACAATAATTTTTCTAG GTCTCATTGTGGGATCCTTGATGCTGTGCTGGTTTCCCAACCAGATTCGTCGTCTCATGATGGCCACTGTTCCAAAGTCCAACTGGACTCTTTCCTACTTCTGGAGCTACGTCACCCTCCACCTCGTGGCCGATACCTTCTTCTACCTGAGCTCTGTCATCAACCCCTTCCTCTACAACCTGTCCTCCAGACAGTTCAGGGAGGTGTTTCTCCAGGTGTTGCGATGCCGCCTCACCATCGAACACGTCAATAGACGCAACGTGCAGCCGTCCAACGCCTCTTCTGCTCGCTCTCTGCGGCCGCTGCTGGTGAAGTCACTGAGTCACACCAGGGCGAGCAGAATGACTGTCCAGGAGAAACCTCCACCCACCTTCACAACGTTTCAGACTGACTCTGGGGTGGTCTCCAGTTCTCAAATGACCGTCTCCCTAACTGAGGAGACAGATCCGATAACAAGGACTGACGTGCTATCAGAGACGGAAAtataa